CTACAGCAGATTGAAGCTGGGGAATGTTTTTCCTTAGGTATTCTGTTATTCCAAGCTGCTGCAGTTCCTTCTCCCTCTCTAGAATGTTCCTATACAAGGAGTTTGGATTCCCGAGGGTGACAAACTCCGCGGGGCATTCTCCAGTCATCGGTCTGAACTTAGAACCGGGATTTCCCGTGAGCGGAGACGTGTTCTCTTTTTCCATGATACTCCGGCAGACTTGATGCTTGATGATGGGTTCTTCCAGGTTGTAATCCAAATCTGTGTCACGTTCCTTGTGTTGGGCGCAGTAGGTGGGGTTGCGACAGATCTGTACAATGGGACTATGTGATCTCTCTTCGTACAAAGTCGCAGACCCTGTTCTTTGAGTCAGAGTGTGGTGTGTCGTCTTTTGTCCGTACATGCTGTAATGCAAGTGAATaggactgctgctgctgttttctctAGGCTGCTCCTCTGCTGCTTTTTTCTTCGCCTTTCTCCTTCGACGGTGCACAACAAACACAACTAACCCGGCCGAGCAGAAAATAATCATCAGGACAAACACAAGGAGGCTCAAGATGAGCACCGAGAGCGGGACAGTGCCCGTCAGAGAACTCAACAAACCCCTGCCGCCGTTGTCCGGACCCAGTGTAGCTGTTACGCTTTCCTCCTCGCTGGGGTAAAAAGTCCCTAAACTGGGACAAAGCACCTCATGACGGAGGCTCCTTAACTCAGACTGCATCAGTTTCTTTGGACTGTGACACAAAATGGAACCCACCACCGTATCCTTTCGAAGTTTCTCAACCCATTGTTTGAGGCTGAGTAAGTCACAGCTGCAGTCCCAGGGGTTGTCCTCTAAATAAATCTGTTCTAGTGAGTCGAGTTGATCAAGCACGTTGCTCACTGGCAGGTGCATAAGTAGATTTTTCCTCAGGTTTAATTTGGTGAGGGGCACGTTGCGAAATATCTGTGCAGGGAGAGAGCTGAGCAAGTTGTTATTTAATGACAACAGCTTCAGGTTTGGCAGGGGATTAAATGTGCCTGGAGCAATCTCTTTGATAAGGTTGTATTCCAGATACAGGTATTCAAGGTTGTGGAGACCCACAAACATTGTGGAAAACAGTTTTTCAATTCTGTTCCCATTCAAGTAGAGTTTTTTCAAACTGCCCAAGCTGAGGAAAGTTTCATTATCTATGTAGTCAATTCTGTTGTTCGCCAAGTTGAGCAATTCCAGACTATCATATGTGACAAAATCGTATTTCAGGAGCTTCTGAATCATATTACCTGTCATCACCAGTTTAGTGGGGCTCTGCTGAAGTATTCCGATATCCGAGACCTTTTGAATTCCTCTGTCCTGACAATGCATCAAAAACCCAGCCACAGGGTGATTATGGCAGGAACAGTGCTCCACACAGGGACTGCCGGGAATGTGAGACGGAGTGGGAACCTTGGCGTCATCTTTGGCGTCGGTCTGCTTCGGAATCTGAGCCACCTTGGATGAGGGAGTAACGACCATATCCAGTGACTTGGAAGGCTCCTCTAGGTTAATATCTGCATGGGACGGGCAGAGAACGTCTCGCTTGACTTTAGCGAGAATAGTCCCCTTTAGGTGATGCGGTCTGCTGCAGACCACGTCTCCGATAGCCGACTGGGCCCGCATGTTTTCCATCCAGATCTTTAAATGTAAAATATCACAGTCGCAGACCCAGTCGTTGTCCTCTAGGAGAAGTTCCATTATCCGTCCTATGTGCTCTAAAAACCCCACGTAGGGCAGCGTTTGAAGCTTATTGCCCCGCAAGTCCAGGTGGGTAAGGGGCACGAAGCGGAAAATGTTGCTGGGTAAAAACTCGATGGAATTATCGTTGAGGATGAGGACCTTAAGGCGGATGAGTTTGTTGAAGGCTCCCGGCTCGATGACCCGAATGAAATTCGTGTCAGCTTGGAGAAACTCCAAATTCACCAGGCCTTGAAAAGTGTCCTCTTTCAGGGTGACGAGGAAATTGCTATTTATGtggagttttttcagtgaaccGAGAGTGCTAAAGACCCCTGGTTCCAACTCTTGTATGCTATTACCCCCGATGTGCAGCGAAAGGGCATTTTTAAGCCCTTCCATTTCCTCGGCGCGGAGCTCGACCAAGTCATTTCTGTAAAGGTTTAGGTGGAAGGGCACACCTGACGGGACTTTGATTTGGGAGATTTTGCTTATGTTTCTCTCCTCGCAGTTAAGATGAAGGATGCCGTCTTTCCCCTCGCAGGAGCACAACGAGTCACAAGACTCGCTAATAGAGGATGATGCCTGTGAGGGATGGATATCTTGGGATCTGGCCACTGTCAGAAACAAACCGACGAAAAGGAAACAGGGCTGCATTTCGGTCTGGGgtatctgaaagaaaaaaagaaagagtagGGTGGAGAGGGGAGAGgggatggaagaaaaaaaaaaaaaaaaaaacaacattaagtaTACATCGTCTTGTAAAGGCTGACAAATTATATGTAGAGGTCACAATAATGGTCCCTGTCAAATGATATTCAGTCCCACATGACTTGAATTTGATAAATATTTCATGTGCTACAACAAACGAACTTTAGTTGTAATGTGCGGAAAAGTGTAACAGCGTAAAGCAACATTTCTGGTTTCATCTTACGCATGAGAGGAAGTAACACTCGTCCTGTGCGGTGTAGTATTGTCTTTATATagaaataaagtattaaaaatgcataaCAAGAAAAGGCTGACAGTGTTGAAACGCACACTGGTTTTCGAAAAAATAagttatttaagttttttttttttttttttcttcgtatAGCTTCATATACTCTGTCTTTTCTTATTGCGCGGACGACTTAAAAAAACTGATACGTCCTAGAGTTGAGGAATGGGAGTTAAATCAAGTGCGTCGGCTAATGGGAAATCTTATAATACATGCAAAGCGTTCATCAGAATCCACAGTTTCGGTGAGGATACTGTATTTTACCAATGAGTAAATACATTACGCAGACTGAGTAATGACAGTAGGACAATTC
The sequence above is a segment of the Sphaeramia orbicularis chromosome 2, fSphaOr1.1, whole genome shotgun sequence genome. Coding sequences within it:
- the slitrk6 gene encoding SLIT and NTRK-like protein 6 yields the protein MQPCFLFVGLFLTVARSQDIHPSQASSSISESCDSLCSCEGKDGILHLNCEERNISKISQIKVPSGVPFHLNLYRNDLVELRAEEMEGLKNALSLHIGGNSIQELEPGVFSTLGSLKKLHINSNFLVTLKEDTFQGLVNLEFLQADTNFIRVIEPGAFNKLIRLKVLILNDNSIEFLPSNIFRFVPLTHLDLRGNKLQTLPYVGFLEHIGRIMELLLEDNDWVCDCDILHLKIWMENMRAQSAIGDVVCSRPHHLKGTILAKVKRDVLCPSHADINLEEPSKSLDMVVTPSSKVAQIPKQTDAKDDAKVPTPSHIPGSPCVEHCSCHNHPVAGFLMHCQDRGIQKVSDIGILQQSPTKLVMTGNMIQKLLKYDFVTYDSLELLNLANNRIDYIDNETFLSLGSLKKLYLNGNRIEKLFSTMFVGLHNLEYLYLEYNLIKEIAPGTFNPLPNLKLLSLNNNLLSSLPAQIFRNVPLTKLNLRKNLLMHLPVSNVLDQLDSLEQIYLEDNPWDCSCDLLSLKQWVEKLRKDTVVGSILCHSPKKLMQSELRSLRHEVLCPSLGTFYPSEEESVTATLGPDNGGRGLLSSLTGTVPLSVLILSLLVFVLMIIFCSAGLVVFVVHRRRRKAKKKAAEEQPRENSSSSPIHLHYSMYGQKTTHHTLTQRTGSATLYEERSHSPIVQICRNPTYCAQHKERDTDLDYNLEEPIIKHQVCRSIMEKENTSPLTGNPGSKFRPMTGECPAEFVTLGNPNSLYRNILEREKELQQLGITEYLRKNIPQLQSAVDMQVPGHQEELKLMETIMYSRPRKVMLEQTKNEYFELKANLHTEPDYLEVLEHQTAFN